A genomic window from Phocoena sinus isolate mPhoSin1 chromosome 20, mPhoSin1.pri, whole genome shotgun sequence includes:
- the RAPGEFL1 gene encoding rap guanine nucleotide exchange factor-like 1, with product MKPLEKFLKKQTSQLAGRTVAGGPGGGPGSCGGPGGGGGPGGGGGLAGGPRPLQRRQSVSRLLLPAFLREPLAEPGLEPPPEEDGGEPAGVAEDLGSGGPCWLQLEEVPGPGPLGGGGPLRSPSSYSSDELSPGEPLTSPPWAPLGAPERPEHLLNRVLERLAGGATRDSAASDILLDDIVLTHSLFLPTEKFLQELHQYFVWAGGMEGPEGLGRKQACLAMLLHFLDTYQGLLQEEEGAGRIIKDLYLLIMKDESLYQDLREDTLRLHQLVETVELKIPDESQLPSKQVKPLFRHFRRIDSCLQTRVAFRGSDEIFCRVYMPDHSYVTIRSRLSASVQDILGSVTEKLQYSEEPAGREDSLILVAVASSGEKVLLQPTEDCVFTTLGINSHLFACTRDSYEALVPLPEEIQVSPGDTEIHRGEPEDVANHLTAFHWELFRCVHELEFVDYVFHGERGRRETANLELLLQRCSEVTHWVATEVLLCEAPGKRAQLLKKFIKIAAICKQNQDLLSFYAVVMGLDNAAVSRLRLTWEKLPGKFKNLFRKFENLTDPCRNHKSYREVISKMKPPVIPFVPLILKDLTFLHEGSKTLVDGLVNIEKLHSVAEKVRTVRKYRSRPLCLEMEASPHHLQTKAYVRQFQVIDNQNLLFELSYKLEANSQ from the exons atgAAGCCGCTGGAGAAATTTCTGAAGAAGCAGACGTCGCAGCTGGCGGGGCGAACGGTGGCGGGAGGTCCCGGCGGGGGTCCGGGGAGCTGCGGCGggcctggagggggtgggggacctGGCGGGGGCGGCGGTCTAGCCGGGGGACCGCGGCCGCTGCAGCGGCGTCAGAGCGTGTCTCGTCTGCTGCTCCCAGCTTTCCTCCGGGAGCCCCTCGCCGAGCCGGGTCTGGAGCCGCCCCCAGAGGAGGACGGTGGAGAGCCGGCGGGGGTCGCGGAGGATCTCGGCAGCGGGGGGCCCTGTTGGCTGCAGCTGGAGGAGGTGCCGGGGCCCGGGCCTCTCGGGGGAGGGGGTCCCCTGCGCTCCCCTTCCTCATACTCCTCAGACGAGCTGTCCCCGGGCGAGCCTCTGACTTCCCCACCCTGGGCCCCCCTGGGCGCCCCCGAGCGGCCGGAGCATCTTCTGAACCGGGTTCTGGAGCGGCTGGCCGGAGGGGCCACCAGGGACAGCGCCGCCTCAG ATATCCTGCTGGATGACATCGTCCTCACgcattctctcttccttcccacgGAGAAGTTTCTGCAGGAGCTACACCAGTA CTTTGTTTGGGCAGGAGGCATGGAGGGCCCCGAGGGGCTTGGCCGGAAGCAGGCCTGTCTAGCCATGCTCCTTCATTTCTTGGACACCTACCAAGGGCTGctgcaggaggaagagggggctGGCCGCATCATCAAG GATCTGTACCTGCTGATTATGAAGGATGAGTCCCTTTACCAGGACCTGCGAGAGGACACACTGAGGCTGCACCAGCTTGTGGAAACAGTGGAGCTAAA GATCCCGGACGAGAGCCAGCTGCCCAGCAAGCAGGTGAAGCCACTCTTCCGCCACTTCCGTCGGATAGACTCCTGTCTGCAGACCCGCGTGGCCTTCCGGGGTTCCGATGAGA TCTTCTGCCGGGTCTATATGCCTGACCATTCCTACGTGACCATACGCAGCCGCCTCTCAGCATCTGTGCAGGACATTCTGGGCTCTGTGACGGAGAAATTGCAGTACTCAGAGGAGCCTGCGGGGCGTGAGGATTCCCTCATCCTGGTAGCTGTGGCCTCCTCAGGAG AGAAGGTCCTTCTCCAGCCGACCGAAGACTGTGTCTTCACCACGCTGGGCATCAACAGTCACCTGTTTGCCTGTACCCGAGACAGCTATGAGGCCCTG GTGCCCCTCCCCGAGGAGATCCAGGTCTCCCCTGGAGACACAGAGATCCACCGAGGGGAGCCTGAGGACGTCGCCAACCACCTTACTGCCTTCCACTGGGAGTTGTTCCGCTGTGTGCATGAG CTGGAGTTCGTGGACTACGTGTTCCACGGGGAGCGCGGCCGCCGGGAAACGGCCAACCTGGAGCTGCTACTGCAGCGCTGCAGCGAGGTCACGCACTGGGTGGCCACCGAGGTGCTGCTCTGCGAGGCCCCGGGCAAGCGCGCGCAGCTGCTCAAGAAGTTCATCAAGATCGCGGCCAT CTGCAAGCAGAACCAGGACCTGCTGTCCTTCTACGCCGTGGTCATGGGGCTGGACAACGCCGCGGTCAGCCGCCTGAGGCTCACCTGGGAG AAGCTGCCAGGGAAATTCAAGAACTTGTTCCGCAAATTTGAGAACCTGACA GACCCCTGCAGGAACCACAAAAGCTACCGAGAAGTGATCTCCAAGATGAAACCCCCTGTGATTCCTTTCGTGCCTCTGATCCTCAAAG ACCTGACTTTCCTGCACGAGGGGAGTAAGACCCTTGTAGATGGTTTGGTGAACATTGAGAAGCTG CATTCAGTGGCTGAAAAAGTGAGGACCGTCCGCAAATACCGGAGCCGGCCCCTTT GCCTTGAAATGGAGGCCTCCCCGCATCACCTGCAGACCAAGGCCTACGTGCGCCAGTTCCAGGTCATCGACAACCAGAACCTCCTTTTCGAGCTCTCCTACAAGCTGGAGGCCAATAGTCAGTGA